In a genomic window of Halococcus hamelinensis 100A6:
- a CDS encoding deoxyhypusine synthase yields MSNHEPDQPPREEFHHDPIEHATVSGGMTVGELATEYGKAGIGANALAEAVDIYAEMLDPEVTSFFGLAGAMVPAGMRQVVVDLIRDGHIDVLVTTGANLTHDAIEAIGGKHHHGRAGPHDTRSGAPCSRSPEGSREHGRDHGNGSLRDHDETLRDEQVDRIFDVYLPQEHFALLETHLREEVFPAIEETVSIQRLTDELGRANAEVNEEEGVDEDPGIVAAAHEHDVPVYAPAIQDSVLGLQAWLYSQTTDFSLDALDDMNGLNDIAYEAESTGAVVVGGGVPKNYVLQTMLVAPDAYDYAVQLTMDPEHAGGLSGATLEEARSWGKLEKAARNASVYADATITLPLVVAAARERAGETE; encoded by the coding sequence GTTTCGGGAGGGATGACCGTGGGCGAACTCGCGACCGAGTACGGGAAGGCGGGCATCGGCGCGAACGCGCTCGCGGAGGCGGTCGACATCTACGCCGAGATGCTCGACCCCGAGGTGACGAGCTTCTTTGGCCTCGCGGGCGCGATGGTGCCCGCCGGGATGCGTCAGGTCGTCGTCGACCTCATCCGGGACGGCCACATCGACGTGCTCGTCACCACCGGCGCGAACCTCACCCACGACGCCATCGAGGCCATCGGCGGCAAGCACCACCACGGTCGCGCCGGGCCGCACGACACGCGATCCGGCGCTCCCTGCTCACGCTCGCCCGAAGGCTCGCGTGAACACGGCCGCGACCACGGCAACGGGAGTCTTCGAGACCACGACGAGACGCTTCGCGACGAACAGGTCGACCGGATCTTCGACGTCTACCTCCCACAGGAACACTTCGCGCTGCTCGAAACGCACCTCCGCGAGGAGGTCTTTCCCGCGATAGAGGAGACGGTGAGCATCCAGCGGTTGACCGACGAACTCGGGCGCGCGAACGCCGAGGTCAACGAGGAGGAAGGGGTCGACGAGGACCCGGGTATCGTCGCCGCCGCCCACGAACACGACGTACCGGTCTACGCCCCCGCGATCCAGGACTCCGTGCTGGGTCTCCAGGCGTGGCTCTACTCCCAGACCACGGATTTCTCGCTCGACGCGCTCGACGACATGAACGGGTTGAACGACATCGCCTACGAGGCCGAGAGTACGGGCGCGGTCGTGGTCGGCGGCGGAGTACCCAAAAACTACGTGCTCCAGACCATGCTGGTCGCGCCCGACGCCTACGACTACGCCGTCCAGCTGACGATGGACCCCGAACACGCCGGCGGGCTCTCGGGGGCGACCCTGGAGGAGGCTCGGTCGTGGGGCAAGCTCGAAAAGGCCGCCCGGAACGCGAGCGTCTACGCCGACGCGACCATCACCCTGCCGCTGGTCGTGGCGGCCGCCCGCGAGCGCGCCGGCGAGACCGAGTAA
- a CDS encoding nitrite/sulfite reductase, protein MNTVERWKQEKHPLDVIEDVREYAEEGLSFDEIEERAGDGEWERLKWAGMYSHGVQDGYFMMRTKVPGGYLTPEQGEVVGEVADEFATAPEEYGGDQQNDLWGDAYVDITTRQDFQEHWIEVEDVPEIWNRYDDVGLTTIQGCGDSARNVLGCPAAGLDHHEVFDAQPVIDAVSDFFTENREYGNLPRKFKITITGCREDCAQSQINDVGMTPARREVDGQYQYGFHVRVGGGLSDGPRMGSELDVFVPPEDAVEFTRAVAQTFKELGNRFNRGVCRMRYLVQQMGPEKFEEAVRDRCTVDLDTRGEDLTEGYTGDHVGVHKQRDEDLRYVGFNVVAGRMGGDEFAEAARAAEKHGTDEASLRLATDQNFLITHIPEENVDDLLAEPFAENYQPDPGPFARGAVGCTGSEFCNYGIIETKNRVKRWARELDDRIDTPDDLEVVRMHMSGCSASCAQPQIADIGFRGETVKTDIDDADDENDAIVEGMDFGLGGSLGADNEFLDWVEHAVPATAVIPALEKLFTAYTDEREEGERFYEWCRRAGNDELRAVMQQADANVSGGVAADD, encoded by the coding sequence ATGAACACAGTCGAACGCTGGAAACAGGAGAAGCATCCGCTCGACGTCATCGAGGACGTCCGGGAGTACGCCGAAGAGGGGCTCTCGTTTGACGAGATCGAAGAACGCGCTGGCGACGGCGAGTGGGAACGGCTCAAGTGGGCCGGGATGTACAGCCACGGGGTACAGGACGGCTACTTCATGATGCGGACGAAGGTCCCCGGCGGCTATCTCACGCCCGAACAGGGTGAGGTCGTCGGGGAGGTCGCCGACGAGTTCGCCACCGCGCCCGAGGAGTACGGCGGCGACCAACAGAACGACCTCTGGGGCGACGCCTACGTCGACATCACGACGCGCCAGGACTTCCAGGAACACTGGATCGAGGTCGAGGACGTCCCCGAGATCTGGAATCGCTACGACGACGTGGGGTTGACCACGATCCAGGGCTGTGGCGACTCCGCACGCAACGTCCTGGGCTGCCCGGCGGCGGGCCTCGACCACCACGAGGTCTTCGACGCCCAGCCCGTGATCGACGCGGTCTCGGATTTCTTCACCGAGAATCGGGAGTACGGCAACCTCCCCCGGAAGTTCAAGATCACCATCACCGGCTGCCGCGAGGACTGCGCCCAGTCCCAGATCAACGACGTCGGGATGACGCCGGCACGCCGCGAGGTCGACGGCCAGTACCAGTACGGCTTCCACGTCCGCGTCGGCGGCGGGCTCTCGGACGGCCCGCGGATGGGCTCGGAGCTCGACGTGTTCGTCCCGCCGGAGGACGCCGTCGAGTTCACCCGCGCCGTCGCCCAGACGTTCAAGGAGCTCGGCAACCGGTTCAACCGCGGCGTCTGCCGGATGCGCTATCTCGTCCAGCAGATGGGGCCCGAGAAGTTCGAGGAAGCGGTTCGCGACCGATGTACGGTCGACCTCGATACTCGCGGCGAGGACCTCACGGAAGGCTACACGGGCGACCACGTCGGCGTCCACAAACAGCGCGACGAGGACCTCCGATACGTCGGTTTCAACGTCGTCGCGGGTCGGATGGGCGGCGACGAGTTCGCCGAGGCCGCCCGCGCGGCGGAGAAACACGGTACCGACGAGGCGAGCCTCCGCCTCGCGACGGATCAGAACTTCCTGATCACCCACATCCCCGAGGAGAACGTCGACGACCTCCTCGCGGAGCCGTTCGCGGAGAACTACCAGCCGGATCCCGGTCCGTTCGCGCGCGGCGCGGTCGGGTGTACGGGGAGCGAGTTCTGTAACTACGGGATCATCGAGACCAAGAATCGCGTGAAGCGGTGGGCCCGCGAACTCGACGACCGTATCGATACCCCCGACGACCTCGAAGTCGTCCGGATGCACATGTCGGGCTGTTCGGCCTCCTGCGCCCAGCCCCAGATCGCCGACATCGGCTTCCGCGGCGAGACGGTCAAGACGGATATCGACGACGCGGACGACGAGAACGACGCGATCGTCGAGGGGATGGACTTCGGCCTCGGCGGTTCGCTGGGTGCCGACAACGAGTTCCTCGACTGGGTCGAGCACGCGGTGCCCGCGACCGCGGTGATCCCGGCGCTCGAAAAGCTGTTCACGGCCTACACCGACGAGCGCGAGGAGGGCGAGCGCTTCTACGAGTGGTGTCGCCGTGCCGGCAACGACGAACTCCGGGCCGTGATGCAACAGGCGGACGCCAACGTCTCGGGAGGTGTCGCGGCGGATGACTGA
- a CDS encoding Coenzyme F420 hydrogenase/dehydrogenase, beta subunit C-terminal domain: protein MTDRDPLPGVPRTSDDGDGDECCTDGQCTCGGQESEPQAIADGGMKSANVDENGSLGDVQFTEPAAEGTSQKIENGDSPDTRVGVPDGVDLDTPGYSIRSEMNDIEEPDDKTWFMELDTAVIDDGRCIQCGTCVASCPSDSIGIGDDGLPELVKMCTGCSLCWDFCPRGGLRYERQWKITGGEDNVKGAGDPITEFSAKVEEDWRGNAQDGGVVSSLLIHLLEDGEIDGALIATEGEDEAWKAESFLATTPEDVIENAGSFYNQTMALGNLDLEQWEHKLPDKDPEDLSLAMVGTPCEIEGIRALQDFSWDYQSQNEGVRAVDYTIALMCTKNFNYERLIGEQIEEKRGISPDEIGKLDILHGNMYVYGHDGEELLTEDIENFHDAALKGCDECADFTGYAADITVGSVGSSDEFSSVIVRTEQGLDAWEHTEADLTYHDLEDRGAVGGLQSWDKKKAFNSLKRPFDPDAPRFIEYTEHAENYGTVLNPHEADH, encoded by the coding sequence ATGACTGACCGCGACCCCCTCCCCGGCGTGCCGAGGACGAGCGACGACGGCGACGGCGACGAGTGCTGTACCGACGGGCAGTGTACCTGCGGCGGGCAGGAGTCGGAACCCCAGGCCATCGCCGACGGCGGCATGAAGTCGGCGAACGTCGACGAGAACGGCAGCCTCGGCGACGTCCAGTTCACCGAACCCGCGGCCGAGGGCACGAGTCAGAAGATCGAGAACGGCGACTCGCCGGACACCCGTGTCGGGGTCCCGGATGGTGTGGACCTCGACACGCCGGGCTACTCGATCCGCTCGGAGATGAACGACATCGAGGAGCCAGACGACAAGACCTGGTTCATGGAGCTCGACACCGCCGTGATCGACGACGGCCGGTGTATCCAGTGTGGGACCTGTGTGGCCTCCTGTCCCTCGGACTCGATCGGGATCGGCGACGACGGGCTGCCCGAACTGGTGAAGATGTGTACGGGCTGTTCGCTGTGCTGGGACTTCTGTCCCCGCGGCGGCCTGCGCTACGAGCGCCAGTGGAAGATCACCGGCGGCGAGGACAACGTGAAGGGCGCGGGCGACCCGATCACCGAGTTCTCGGCGAAGGTCGAGGAGGACTGGCGCGGGAACGCCCAGGACGGCGGCGTGGTCTCCTCGCTCCTGATCCACCTGCTGGAGGACGGCGAGATCGACGGCGCGCTGATCGCCACCGAGGGCGAGGACGAGGCCTGGAAGGCCGAGAGCTTCCTCGCCACGACCCCCGAGGACGTCATCGAGAACGCGGGCAGCTTCTACAACCAGACGATGGCGCTCGGGAACCTCGACCTCGAACAGTGGGAGCACAAACTCCCCGACAAGGACCCCGAGGACCTCTCGCTCGCGATGGTCGGCACGCCCTGTGAGATCGAGGGCATCCGCGCGCTCCAGGACTTCTCGTGGGACTACCAGTCCCAGAACGAGGGCGTCCGCGCGGTGGATTACACCATCGCGCTGATGTGTACGAAGAACTTCAACTACGAGCGACTCATCGGGGAGCAGATCGAGGAGAAACGCGGGATATCGCCCGACGAGATCGGCAAGCTCGACATCCTCCACGGGAACATGTACGTCTACGGCCACGACGGCGAGGAGCTCCTCACCGAGGACATCGAGAACTTCCACGACGCCGCCCTGAAGGGCTGTGACGAGTGTGCGGACTTCACGGGCTACGCCGCCGACATCACCGTGGGTTCGGTGGGGTCGAGCGACGAGTTCTCCAGCGTGATCGTCCGGACCGAACAGGGTCTCGACGCGTGGGAGCACACCGAGGCCGACCTCACGTACCACGACCTCGAGGACCGCGGCGCGGTCGGCGGGCTCCAGTCCTGGGACAAGAAGAAGGCGTTCAACTCCCTCAAACGGCCGTTCGACCCGGACGCGCCGCGGTTCATCGAGTACACCGAACACGCCGAGAACTACGGCACCGTGCTCAACCCCCACGAAGCCGACCACTGA
- a CDS encoding cupin domain-containing protein, producing the protein MEKVNIDDVDVVTNPLEVHSVRKPVSSALGTEDFAMNYFELEPGESFSGGLHTHHDQEEVFYVQEGTATFEVGREREETEIEAGGLIRFAPGEFQIGKNDSDDRVVGFALGAPKARHDFEEIESLVHCRECGEETVHELDLTDEGQFEFTCTECGNEFATG; encoded by the coding sequence GTGGAAAAAGTCAACATCGACGATGTGGACGTCGTCACCAACCCGCTCGAAGTCCACTCGGTTCGGAAGCCGGTTTCGAGCGCCCTCGGCACCGAGGACTTCGCGATGAACTACTTCGAACTCGAACCCGGCGAGTCGTTCTCCGGGGGCCTCCACACCCACCACGACCAGGAGGAGGTCTTCTACGTCCAGGAGGGCACCGCGACGTTCGAGGTGGGCCGTGAGCGCGAGGAGACCGAGATCGAGGCGGGCGGGCTGATTCGATTCGCGCCCGGCGAGTTCCAGATCGGGAAGAACGACTCCGACGACCGGGTGGTCGGGTTCGCGCTCGGCGCGCCGAAGGCCCGCCACGACTTCGAGGAGATCGAATCGCTGGTCCACTGCCGGGAGTGTGGCGAGGAGACCGTCCACGAGCTCGACCTCACGGACGAGGGCCAGTTCGAGTTCACCTGCACCGAGTGCGGCAACGAGTTCGCGACGGGGTGA
- the pdhA gene encoding pyruvate dehydrogenase (acetyl-transferring) E1 component subunit alpha — protein sequence MTTDRTRGEDRVQVLDPDGQVVDGATVPALPDETFVSIYRDMRFARHLDERLISLQRQGRLGTYSSLAGQEGSQIGSMYALDERDWVLYQYREHGAVVVRGMLAEYLQYWMGHESANAALAEVNIAPLNITIGDHLPHAVGMAWASKLKGEDKAFVSHFGDGATSEGDFHEAMNFAGVFDTPNVFVCNNNQWAISTPRERQTASTTLARKAEAYGFEGIRVDGMDPLAMYQVTKRAVEKAREGTDDGTPRPTMIEAVQYRFGAHTTADDPSVYREEGAVEEWREKDPIPRLERFLRDTGRLDDERVDAIETEVESEVTDVIETAEGSAEADPDDLFADAYDDLPDRLRDQREYLRDLRERHGDDALLDD from the coding sequence GTGACTACAGATCGCACACGGGGAGAGGACCGCGTGCAGGTGCTCGATCCCGACGGCCAGGTCGTCGACGGCGCGACCGTGCCGGCCCTCCCGGACGAGACGTTCGTCTCCATCTACCGCGACATGCGCTTCGCGCGCCACCTCGACGAGCGCCTGATCAGCCTCCAGCGCCAGGGGCGACTCGGGACCTACTCCTCGCTCGCCGGCCAGGAGGGCTCCCAGATCGGGTCGATGTACGCGCTCGACGAGCGCGATTGGGTGCTCTATCAGTACCGCGAGCACGGCGCGGTCGTCGTGAGAGGAATGCTCGCCGAGTACCTCCAGTACTGGATGGGCCACGAGTCGGCCAACGCTGCGCTCGCCGAGGTCAACATCGCGCCGCTCAACATCACCATCGGCGACCACCTGCCCCACGCGGTCGGGATGGCGTGGGCCTCGAAACTCAAGGGCGAGGACAAGGCGTTCGTGAGCCACTTCGGCGACGGCGCGACCAGCGAGGGCGACTTCCACGAGGCGATGAACTTCGCGGGGGTGTTCGACACGCCGAACGTCTTCGTCTGCAACAACAACCAGTGGGCGATCTCGACCCCCCGCGAACGCCAGACCGCCTCGACCACGCTCGCCCGGAAGGCCGAGGCCTACGGCTTCGAGGGGATCCGAGTCGACGGGATGGACCCCCTCGCGATGTACCAGGTGACGAAACGGGCCGTCGAGAAGGCCCGAGAGGGAACCGACGACGGAACCCCCCGCCCGACCATGATCGAGGCCGTCCAGTACCGCTTCGGGGCCCACACCACCGCCGACGACCCCTCGGTCTACCGCGAGGAGGGCGCGGTCGAGGAGTGGAGGGAGAAGGACCCGATCCCGCGGCTCGAACGCTTCCTCCGCGACACCGGCCGGCTCGACGACGAGCGCGTCGACGCCATCGAAACCGAAGTCGAGAGCGAAGTCACCGACGTCATCGAGACGGCCGAGGGGAGCGCCGAGGCCGACCCGGACGACCTGTTCGCCGACGCCTACGACGACCTCCCCGACCGGCTTCGCGACCAGCGCGAGTATCTTCGAGACCTCCGCGAACGCCACGGCGACGACGCCCTCCTCGACGACTGA
- a CDS encoding helix-turn-helix transcriptional regulator, whose protein sequence is MNNVVPEYREYHELSQGELAAAVDVSRQTINAIERERYDPSLELAFALAGFFECQIEELFSPE, encoded by the coding sequence ATGAACAATGTCGTCCCTGAGTATCGTGAGTATCACGAGCTCTCGCAGGGAGAACTCGCTGCGGCTGTAGACGTCTCGCGGCAGACTATCAACGCCATCGAACGCGAGCGGTACGACCCCTCACTCGAACTCGCGTTCGCGCTTGCCGGCTTCTTCGAATGCCAGATAGAGGAACTGTTTTCCCCGGAGTAG
- a CDS encoding DUF2178 domain-containing protein, whose product MTTIQTGSGITRQTYSRLVYAIGGIGIIGLLAGMVLGQHLAGTVVYLLGVWIGGGIALVAPLWSDTKLQDERDYDLHNRASGLTIGITMVAGLSVVPVIYVLDAGGYVGLAGAVGGAIFVLSGLFLLYGICFGVVKRRN is encoded by the coding sequence ATGACGACGATCCAAACCGGTTCGGGAATCACTCGCCAGACGTACAGTCGGCTCGTATACGCCATCGGTGGGATAGGCATAATCGGTCTCCTCGCCGGAATGGTACTCGGGCAACATCTCGCAGGCACTGTCGTCTACTTGCTTGGTGTCTGGATCGGCGGCGGAATCGCCCTCGTCGCACCACTGTGGAGCGACACAAAGCTTCAGGACGAACGAGATTACGACCTCCACAACCGAGCAAGCGGATTGACGATCGGTATCACCATGGTAGCCGGATTGAGTGTCGTTCCAGTAATCTATGTTCTCGATGCCGGTGGATACGTCGGTCTCGCGGGAGCAGTAGGTGGTGCGATCTTCGTTCTATCAGGACTATTCTTACTGTACGGTATCTGTTTCGGGGTCGTCAAACGTCGCAACTAG
- a CDS encoding cold-shock protein produces MAKGTVDFFNDTGGYGFIDTEDSDEDVFFHMEDIGGPDLEEDTEVEFDIEQADKGPRATNLTRL; encoded by the coding sequence ATGGCAAAAGGCACGGTTGATTTCTTCAACGACACTGGCGGCTACGGCTTCATCGACACTGAGGACTCGGACGAGGACGTGTTCTTCCACATGGAAGACATCGGCGGCCCGGATCTCGAAGAGGACACGGAAGTCGAATTCGACATCGAACAGGCTGACAAAGGCCCGCGCGCGACCAACCTCACCCGACTGTAA
- a CDS encoding 3-hydroxyacyl-CoA dehydrogenase/enoyl-CoA hydratase family protein yields the protein MNVDDIETVAVLGAGNMGHGIAEVAALAGYDVRLRDINEELVEKGYDQLEWSVGKLEEKGQLTEEEAEAALDRVTTLVDVEETVSNTDVIIEVVPEKMDIKQDVYQEVEQYAPEEALFATNTSSLSITDLAEVTERPGQFCGMHFFNPPVRMQLVEVISGAHTDDETIETIEALAEAFGKTPVRVRKDSPGFIVNRILVPLMNEAAWLVEDDVATMAEVDSTTKFDMGLPMGSFELADQVGIDVGYHVLDYMHDVLGEAYAPCPLLESKVEAEELGKKTGKGFYDYEDGDGAEIPTDAGTDEIESRLLAVMANEVAKLVGNDVAPAEDIDEAVMLGAGFPNGPAKLADNKGLDSLYETLSDVYDETGAARYEPAPALEELAGEGFYGTTDDGDGDEVEFETVGIEYPGDMVGEIVIDRPHRMNTINVDVLDELAAAIELFEDDDEVRAVLITGAGDDAFSAGADVQSMAASADPLEAIDLSKKGKDTFGKLEECPMPVVAAIDGYCLGGGMELAMCADLRIATEPSQFGQPELNLGLLPGWGGTQRLQHIVGEGRAKEIILTAERYEAEEMADYGFVTDVVSKNEFREAAHDLAADLAAGPPVAQKLTKRVMLRGWEDTEAGLEIESQAFGHLINTDDLMEGVTAFMGDSDPEFEGH from the coding sequence ATGAACGTCGACGACATCGAGACCGTTGCCGTGCTCGGCGCGGGAAACATGGGCCACGGCATCGCCGAGGTCGCTGCGCTCGCGGGCTACGACGTCCGTCTGCGCGATATCAACGAGGAGCTAGTTGAAAAGGGATACGACCAGCTCGAATGGAGCGTCGGGAAGCTCGAGGAGAAGGGCCAGTTGACCGAGGAGGAGGCCGAAGCCGCGCTCGACCGCGTGACGACGCTGGTCGACGTCGAGGAGACCGTCTCGAACACGGACGTGATCATCGAGGTGGTCCCCGAGAAGATGGACATCAAGCAGGACGTCTATCAGGAGGTCGAACAGTACGCGCCGGAGGAGGCGCTGTTCGCCACCAACACGTCCTCGCTCTCGATCACCGACCTCGCGGAGGTCACCGAACGCCCGGGTCAGTTCTGCGGGATGCACTTCTTCAATCCCCCCGTGAGAATGCAGTTGGTGGAAGTGATCTCGGGTGCGCACACCGACGACGAAACCATCGAGACCATCGAGGCGCTCGCCGAGGCGTTCGGCAAGACGCCCGTGCGCGTTCGCAAGGACAGTCCGGGGTTCATCGTCAATCGAATCCTCGTGCCGCTGATGAACGAGGCGGCGTGGCTGGTCGAAGACGACGTGGCGACGATGGCGGAAGTCGACAGCACCACGAAGTTCGACATGGGTCTCCCGATGGGGAGCTTCGAACTCGCCGACCAAGTGGGGATCGACGTGGGCTATCACGTTCTCGACTATATGCACGACGTGCTCGGCGAGGCCTACGCGCCGTGCCCGCTGCTCGAATCGAAGGTCGAGGCCGAGGAACTCGGGAAGAAGACAGGCAAAGGATTCTACGACTACGAGGACGGCGACGGCGCGGAGATCCCGACCGACGCCGGTACCGACGAGATCGAGTCCCGATTGCTGGCCGTGATGGCGAACGAGGTCGCCAAACTCGTCGGCAACGACGTCGCGCCCGCCGAGGACATCGACGAGGCCGTGATGCTGGGGGCCGGGTTCCCGAACGGCCCCGCGAAGCTCGCCGACAACAAGGGCCTCGACTCGCTCTACGAGACGCTTTCCGACGTCTACGACGAGACCGGCGCGGCGCGCTACGAACCCGCCCCCGCACTCGAAGAGCTCGCGGGCGAGGGCTTCTACGGGACCACGGACGACGGTGATGGCGACGAGGTCGAGTTCGAAACGGTCGGAATCGAGTATCCGGGCGACATGGTGGGCGAGATCGTCATCGACCGCCCCCACCGGATGAACACCATCAACGTGGACGTGCTCGACGAGCTCGCCGCCGCCATCGAGCTGTTCGAGGACGACGACGAGGTGCGCGCGGTGCTGATCACGGGCGCGGGCGACGACGCGTTCTCGGCGGGTGCAGATGTGCAATCGATGGCGGCGAGCGCCGACCCGCTCGAAGCCATCGACCTCTCGAAGAAGGGCAAGGATACCTTCGGCAAACTGGAGGAGTGCCCGATGCCCGTCGTGGCGGCCATCGACGGCTACTGCCTCGGCGGCGGGATGGAGCTCGCGATGTGCGCGGACCTCCGGATCGCCACCGAACCCTCGCAGTTCGGCCAGCCCGAGTTGAACCTCGGCCTCCTGCCCGGCTGGGGCGGCACCCAGCGCCTCCAGCACATCGTCGGCGAGGGGCGCGCGAAGGAGATCATCCTCACCGCCGAGCGCTACGAGGCCGAGGAGATGGCCGACTACGGCTTCGTCACCGACGTGGTCTCGAAGAACGAGTTCCGGGAGGCCGCCCACGACCTCGCCGCCGACCTCGCCGCCGGCCCGCCGGTGGCCCAGAAGCTCACCAAGCGCGTGATGCTTCGAGGGTGGGAGGACACCGAGGCCGGGCTGGAGATCGAATCCCAGGCGTTCGGCCACCTCATCAACACCGACGACCTGATGGAGGGCGTCACCGCGTTCATGGGCGATTCGGACCCCGAATTCGAGGGGCACTGA
- a CDS encoding DNA-3-methyladenine glycosylase family protein, with protein sequence MDELTQDPVMAELVEEYGPLELDPAESEFERLVISIVNQSISTASANAVRERTFALFDGVTPEAVLAADEETLVEAGLGKAKTEYIRNAAEAFIERDLTRAGLADATDQEVIDELAEIHGIGEWTGRMYLIFALGREDVFPVGDLAVRRAVESLYGEMSRAEMREFAERWEPSRSLATLYLWEHYES encoded by the coding sequence ATGGACGAACTCACCCAGGACCCGGTGATGGCCGAGCTCGTCGAGGAGTACGGCCCGCTCGAACTCGACCCCGCCGAGAGCGAGTTCGAACGGCTCGTGATATCGATCGTCAACCAATCAATCTCGACGGCCTCGGCCAACGCCGTCCGCGAGCGGACCTTCGCCCTGTTCGACGGGGTCACGCCCGAGGCCGTGCTCGCGGCCGACGAGGAGACCCTCGTCGAGGCGGGACTCGGAAAGGCCAAGACCGAGTACATCAGGAACGCCGCCGAGGCGTTCATCGAACGCGACCTGACCCGTGCGGGGCTCGCGGACGCAACTGACCAAGAGGTCATCGACGAACTCGCCGAGATCCACGGGATCGGCGAGTGGACCGGCCGGATGTACCTGATCTTCGCGCTCGGGCGCGAGGACGTCTTCCCGGTCGGCGACCTCGCCGTTCGGCGGGCGGTGGAGTCGCTCTACGGCGAGATGAGCCGAGCCGAGATGCGCGAGTTCGCCGAGCGCTGGGAGCCCTCCCGCTCGCTCGCCACGCTCTACCTCTGGGAACACTACGAGTCCTGA
- a CDS encoding putative ATP-dependent zinc protease — protein MDPSDDAIRVGVLSLHNSKETKAILNAVEDLGHEPVWLRRENTAVSIRDGEVSLEPDVDVVANRLLLSNTEEPAEGLGLAATFERIRPMLNRPGATLTAIHKFATAATLADWNVRVPDALLALSNDRLNRGRERFGDVGVYKTAIGTHGGGTWKVDLSEPVNPRVGNRQAFLQELIERDETQHRDLRVYVVGDRIIGAMHRYAPEGDWRTNVALGGAVEDVTDEIPAEARETALYAADVIDLDYVGVDLVEANDGWYVLEMNPTAGFKGLYEATGTSPAPYIAKHAIEHVGGSVDDDRVRELAGSLDDSTPSSMPREERPAPGETPTIGYIEDVVVSGTSGSQSTLAKSDTGATRTSIDTSLAAAIGAGPIKSMTKVRSGSQKSGKARPVVDLVVGIGGTQHTVTASVEDRSHMNYPLLLGRDILKHYQVDVRRRADSDQPRPDEQPLEE, from the coding sequence ATGGACCCCTCCGACGACGCGATTCGTGTCGGCGTGTTGAGCCTCCACAACAGCAAGGAGACGAAGGCGATCCTCAACGCGGTCGAGGACCTCGGTCACGAGCCCGTCTGGCTCCGCCGGGAGAACACCGCGGTCTCCATCCGGGACGGCGAGGTGAGCCTCGAACCCGACGTCGACGTGGTGGCCAACCGGCTCCTGCTCTCGAACACCGAGGAGCCCGCCGAGGGGCTGGGGCTGGCGGCCACCTTCGAACGGATCCGCCCGATGCTGAACCGCCCGGGTGCCACCCTGACCGCGATCCACAAGTTCGCGACCGCGGCGACGCTCGCCGACTGGAACGTGCGGGTGCCCGACGCGCTGCTCGCGCTCTCGAACGACCGGCTGAACCGGGGCCGGGAGCGCTTCGGCGACGTCGGGGTCTACAAAACGGCTATCGGCACCCACGGCGGCGGGACGTGGAAGGTCGACCTGAGCGAGCCGGTCAACCCGCGGGTCGGCAACCGACAGGCGTTCCTCCAGGAACTCATCGAACGCGACGAGACCCAGCACCGCGATCTCCGGGTGTACGTCGTCGGCGACCGGATCATCGGCGCGATGCACCGCTACGCCCCCGAGGGCGACTGGCGGACCAACGTCGCGCTCGGCGGGGCGGTCGAGGACGTCACCGACGAGATCCCGGCGGAGGCGCGCGAGACCGCGCTCTACGCCGCCGACGTGATCGACCTCGACTACGTCGGGGTCGACCTCGTGGAGGCGAACGACGGCTGGTACGTCCTCGAGATGAACCCCACGGCGGGCTTCAAGGGACTCTACGAGGCGACCGGGACGAGCCCCGCCCCCTACATCGCGAAGCACGCCATCGAGCACGTCGGCGGGAGCGTCGACGACGACCGGGTGCGCGAACTCGCAGGGTCGCTCGACGACTCCACGCCGTCGTCGATGCCGCGCGAGGAGCGGCCCGCGCCCGGCGAAACACCGACCATCGGCTACATCGAGGACGTGGTGGTCAGCGGCACCAGCGGCTCGCAGTCGACGCTCGCCAAGTCGGATACGGGGGCGACCAGAACCAGCATCGACACCTCGCTCGCGGCCGCGATCGGTGCCGGGCCGATCAAGAGCATGACCAAGGTTCGCTCGGGGAGCCAGAAATCCGGGAAGGCGCGGCCGGTGGTCGACCTCGTGGTCGGGATCGGTGGCACCCAGCACACCGTGACCGCGAGCGTCGAGGACCGGAGTCACATGAACTACCCGCTCCTGCTGGGGCGGGACATCCTGAAACACTACCAGGTCGACGTCCGGCGGCGAGCCGATAGCGACCAGCCTCGTCCGGACGAGCAACCCCTCGAAGAGTGA